In one Dehalogenimonas formicexedens genomic region, the following are encoded:
- a CDS encoding response regulator transcription factor: MSKILIIEDDPAIVDYLRTAFQVNWPEIEFASAGFGIEGIARAQAESPDLVILDLGLPDIDGFEVLKTLRKFPRILIVILTARSDEKDIVKGLELGADDYVVKPFRQLELIARVRTLLRRQPGVPEQEVLHCGKLTLDTGRNDISTSSGSRIELTRTESIILAQLIRNCGRVVDHSKLAEIIWGEDYPGSVNALRVYIGRLRRKLETDAASPAFILSKAGQGYYVPAGGPPG, encoded by the coding sequence ATGAGCAAGATCCTTATTATCGAAGATGATCCGGCGATCGTTGACTACCTGCGAACGGCGTTCCAGGTGAACTGGCCGGAGATTGAGTTTGCCAGCGCCGGATTCGGTATCGAAGGAATAGCCAGGGCGCAAGCCGAAAGCCCGGATCTGGTAATCCTTGATCTGGGGCTCCCTGACATCGATGGCTTCGAAGTTTTGAAAACGCTGCGAAAATTTCCCAGGATCCTGATTGTCATTCTCACAGCCAGGAGCGACGAGAAAGATATCGTCAAGGGTCTTGAACTGGGGGCGGATGATTACGTGGTTAAGCCGTTCCGGCAACTTGAACTGATCGCCAGGGTGAGGACATTGCTCAGGCGTCAGCCGGGCGTACCGGAGCAGGAAGTTCTCCATTGCGGAAAATTGACTTTGGACACCGGAAGAAACGACATCTCTACCTCATCGGGGAGTCGGATCGAACTTACCCGAACGGAGAGTATAATCCTTGCCCAACTGATAAGGAATTGCGGTCGGGTGGTTGACCACAGTAAATTAGCCGAAATTATCTGGGGCGAGGATTATCCCGGTTCAGTCAATGCCTTGCGCGTTTATATCGGCCGGCTGCGGCGCAAACTTGAAACTGACGCCGCCAGCCCCGCGTTTATTCTGTCAAAAGCCGGGCAGGGATATTATGTTCCGGCCGGAGGTCCTCCCGGTTAG
- a CDS encoding NAD(P)H-dependent flavin oxidoreductase, with amino-acid sequence MDIPFGRSAIAEIEEILKWHRPPPLRIGQHTARLPIVQGGMAVGISLSGLASAVANAGGIGVIAAPGIGLFEADYFTNFFEANIRGLRKEIRLARSKTRGVLGVNIMVALTDFAELAKAAIEEGIDIIFAGAGLPLRLPEILGKNRHTKLVPIVSSGRAARILCKKWQDDFNYTPDAFVVEGPLAGGHLGFKAEELGLPQNRLEHLVPEVLEAVKPFEQAAGRPIPVIGGGGVFTGEDIYDLLKLGASGVQMATRFVATEECDASPAFKQTYVDSQEGDAVIIKSPVGMPGRAIRNAFIESVAAGNKKPFKCPQHCVKTCDIAQSPYCIFLALINAQRGRLSGGFAFCGANVHRVKEITTVKKLIGSLVKEYKTKAVQELIEAMTRYMNGLMISPANGMSLA; translated from the coding sequence ATGGATATTCCTTTCGGCCGTTCCGCCATTGCCGAGATAGAAGAAATTCTGAAATGGCACCGGCCGCCTCCCTTGAGAATCGGCCAGCACACGGCGCGTCTGCCCATTGTTCAAGGCGGCATGGCCGTCGGCATTTCACTATCCGGACTGGCGTCAGCCGTAGCGAACGCTGGTGGTATCGGCGTCATTGCCGCGCCGGGCATCGGGCTTTTCGAGGCCGACTATTTTACCAATTTCTTCGAAGCCAATATCCGCGGACTGCGTAAAGAAATCCGTTTAGCCCGTTCCAAAACCAGGGGCGTACTGGGCGTGAACATCATGGTCGCTCTTACCGATTTTGCCGAGTTGGCGAAAGCCGCTATCGAAGAGGGTATCGACATCATTTTCGCCGGCGCCGGGCTGCCTCTGCGCCTCCCTGAAATTCTTGGGAAGAACCGGCACACCAAACTAGTGCCGATTGTTTCATCCGGCCGCGCGGCCAGGATTTTGTGCAAAAAGTGGCAGGATGATTTCAACTATACTCCCGACGCCTTCGTCGTCGAAGGCCCCCTGGCGGGCGGGCACCTCGGATTTAAAGCCGAAGAATTGGGCCTGCCCCAAAATCGTCTTGAGCACCTGGTTCCCGAAGTGCTGGAGGCGGTGAAACCTTTTGAACAAGCCGCCGGACGCCCCATCCCGGTGATCGGCGGCGGAGGAGTCTTCACGGGTGAGGACATTTACGACCTTTTGAAACTCGGCGCCAGCGGCGTTCAGATGGCTACCAGATTTGTAGCTACCGAGGAATGTGACGCTTCACCTGCTTTCAAACAAACCTACGTTGATTCCCAAGAAGGTGATGCCGTCATCATCAAGAGTCCGGTTGGCATGCCGGGCCGGGCTATCCGAAACGCTTTTATCGAAAGCGTGGCTGCCGGGAATAAAAAGCCTTTCAAATGTCCCCAACACTGCGTCAAGACCTGCGATATCGCCCAGAGCCCGTATTGCATATTCCTCGCGCTGATCAACGCACAGCGGGGGCGTCTATCCGGAGGGTTTGCTTTCTGCGGCGCGAACGTACACCGGGTCAAGGAGATAACAACGGTTAAGAAACTGATAGGCTCACTGGTCAAGGAATACAAGACCAAAGCTGTCCAGGAACTTATCGAGGCTATGACGCGTTATATGAATGGGCTGATGATCTCGCCCGCCAATGGAATGAGCCTGGCCTGA
- a CDS encoding sensor histidine kinase encodes MNEELNRLRNQNAILEQRVKNLEDYIKQLAHDLKTPLTPIAGASELLASGFNEQPWSDLALSIKISAEKLLRMVNDLMDLELCECGKIKFNLCRFDPVKPVSEEARRIEAELPTKSVILTMNSPDVPVYVWADEKRLRQVISIFIYSALKASRSGGKISVTISGGGSTTTFEIEDDGNSVPESDWPYLFEPYRSPEAQRRRAANNSLVLAKRLVELQGGSIGARNFRNQGNTFWFGLPAAESVVATGVT; translated from the coding sequence ATGAATGAAGAATTAAACAGGCTCAGAAACCAGAATGCGATCCTGGAACAGCGGGTAAAAAACCTTGAAGATTACATCAAGCAACTGGCTCATGATCTGAAAACACCACTGACCCCTATAGCCGGCGCCAGTGAATTGTTGGCATCGGGGTTTAATGAGCAACCATGGTCCGACCTGGCGTTGAGCATCAAGATAAGCGCCGAAAAGCTGCTCCGGATGGTCAATGATCTAATGGATCTTGAACTCTGTGAATGCGGGAAAATCAAATTCAATCTATGTCGGTTCGATCCGGTCAAGCCGGTCAGTGAAGAGGCAAGAAGGATTGAGGCCGAATTGCCTACAAAGAGCGTAATTCTCACCATGAATTCACCTGATGTCCCGGTTTACGTTTGGGCCGACGAAAAGCGGTTGCGACAGGTGATATCAATATTTATCTATAGCGCGTTGAAAGCAAGCCGTAGCGGCGGCAAAATCTCGGTGACCATCTCCGGGGGCGGAAGCACCACAACCTTCGAGATAGAAGACGACGGCAACTCCGTCCCTGAATCAGACTGGCCTTATCTCTTCGAGCCCTATCGTTCGCCTGAAGCGCAAAGACGGCGGGCAGCCAATAACAGCCTGGTGCTGGCCAAACGGCTGGTTGAACTTCAGGGGGGTTCCATCGGCGCCAGGAATTTCCGCAACCAGGGTAATACCTTCTGGTTTGGTCTTCCGGCAGCAGAATCGGTTGTCGCGACGGGGGTGACATGA
- a CDS encoding dihydrolipoyl dehydrogenase yields MNKPRVSPVREYDIIIVGSGAGLDILDMAVEHGHTVALIDRGPIGGTCLNVGCIPSKMLIFPADRIMEIRESAKLGIDTAIPAIDFKAIMNRMRHLVNSDSAKIEKYLKESKALDFYHGEAEFIDDFTLAVGDETIKGKQIYLVSGSRPLIPPIPGLDTVEYLTNETLLDLEEVPKSMVVLGGGYIGVEYAHFFEAMGTDVTIIEMRSRLLPNEEPEVSAYLQMALSRRMTVQTECTAESVEKAPGGGVIIHTGHSRTGMKAEIRAQRLLMATGRRSNADLLKVSRSGIAIAKNGYIKVNSRLETNVKGIYALGDAIGREMFTHTAHAEAEIAGANGIHGQHLRMDFTASPHAVFTHPQIASVGLLEEQAAQKFKIKVGRADYGDIALGSAMMQDEGFAKIIMEARNNRILGCHIIGPWASVLIQEVINAMARRGTMDDIAAGIHIHPALSELIVKALFNAAEAE; encoded by the coding sequence ATGAATAAACCCAGGGTTTCACCGGTCAGAGAATACGATATCATCATCGTCGGTTCGGGAGCCGGATTGGATATTCTCGATATGGCGGTCGAACACGGGCATACTGTAGCCCTGATCGATCGCGGCCCTATCGGCGGCACCTGCCTTAACGTTGGCTGCATCCCCTCCAAAATGCTCATCTTTCCCGCCGACCGCATCATGGAGATACGTGAGTCGGCCAAGCTTGGCATCGACACCGCAATACCGGCTATCGATTTCAAGGCCATCATGAACCGCATGCGCCATTTGGTAAACAGTGACAGCGCAAAGATCGAAAAATACCTGAAGGAATCCAAGGCGTTAGATTTTTATCACGGCGAAGCGGAATTCATCGACGATTTTACCCTCGCGGTGGGCGACGAAACAATCAAGGGGAAACAGATATATTTGGTCTCCGGATCCCGGCCTCTTATCCCCCCTATACCAGGCTTGGACACGGTAGAATATTTAACTAACGAGACCTTGCTGGACCTGGAAGAGGTTCCAAAAAGCATGGTAGTCCTGGGTGGGGGATACATCGGCGTAGAGTACGCCCATTTCTTCGAGGCGATGGGCACGGATGTCACGATAATTGAGATGAGATCCCGCCTCCTGCCTAACGAGGAACCGGAAGTTTCGGCTTATTTGCAGATGGCCCTGTCCCGACGGATGACCGTTCAAACCGAGTGTACCGCTGAATCCGTGGAAAAAGCTCCGGGCGGCGGGGTAATAATCCATACCGGTCATTCCAGGACGGGGATGAAGGCGGAAATTCGAGCCCAGAGGCTACTGATGGCTACCGGGCGCCGTTCCAACGCCGACCTGTTGAAAGTAAGCCGCAGCGGTATCGCCATCGCTAAAAACGGCTATATCAAAGTCAATTCGCGTTTGGAGACCAACGTCAAAGGTATCTATGCCCTGGGCGATGCCATCGGCAGAGAAATGTTCACCCACACCGCTCATGCGGAAGCGGAAATAGCCGGCGCCAACGGCATTCACGGGCAACACCTGAGAATGGACTTTACCGCTTCACCGCATGCCGTATTCACCCACCCCCAGATCGCCTCGGTGGGTTTGCTGGAAGAGCAGGCGGCGCAAAAATTCAAGATTAAAGTTGGGCGGGCCGATTACGGGGATATCGCCCTGGGTTCAGCGATGATGCAGGACGAAGGCTTTGCCAAGATCATAATGGAGGCGCGGAACAACCGGATCTTAGGTTGCCACATTATCGGTCCCTGGGCCTCGGTGCTGATACAAGAAGTGATCAATGCGATGGCTCGAAGAGGTACCATGGATGACATCGCGGCCGGAATTCATATCCATCCTGCTCTTTCGGAATTGATAGTCAAGGCGTTGTTCAATGCTGCGGAGGCGGAATAA
- a CDS encoding glycosyltransferase family 4 protein: protein MKIALVVPYDFAYPGGVANHVTSLEKQLTAFGHQVKIIAPTSRPVSQYGNRFIHIGTPRPVPGSGSVARITLSVRLANKIKAVLAKEQFDVIHLHEPFMIMLCSAILRFSNTVNIGTFHSFEAKPGYNFAWPISRWMLNRRSRKLYGHIAVSRAAESFHSRFVKADYTIIPNGIDLSHFKPSVEPVYEYRDGKTNIVFVGRLEKRKGVNYLIDAFKKVHKAHPDTRLLIVGPGTRLRPKYEKMVRRAHLEDSVVFTGGVSYADLPRYYQTADICCAPATGKESFGIVLLEAMALGKPLVASNIPGYACVVNHEKEGLLVKPSSAHHLADGINRLIEDKALRTRLGEQGLVTVQEYSWEKVARRVEQYYHQVLLKMGKTPADVSGRIPELTAISA from the coding sequence ATGAAAATCGCCCTGGTGGTGCCTTATGATTTTGCCTACCCGGGAGGGGTGGCAAATCACGTCACCTCCCTGGAGAAACAGCTCACCGCTTTCGGGCACCAGGTCAAGATCATCGCGCCGACTTCACGTCCGGTCAGCCAGTATGGCAACCGGTTCATCCACATCGGCACGCCGAGGCCGGTACCCGGTTCCGGTTCGGTGGCCAGGATAACCCTTTCGGTCAGGCTGGCGAATAAAATAAAAGCCGTCCTGGCCAAGGAACAATTTGACGTCATCCACCTGCATGAGCCGTTCATGATCATGCTGTGCTCCGCCATTCTCCGGTTTTCAAATACGGTCAATATCGGGACCTTTCACTCTTTCGAAGCTAAACCGGGGTACAATTTTGCCTGGCCGATCAGCCGCTGGATGCTGAACCGCCGGTCCCGGAAATTATACGGGCATATCGCCGTATCCCGGGCTGCCGAGAGCTTTCATTCCAGGTTCGTCAAGGCGGACTACACAATCATTCCTAACGGCATCGACCTGTCCCATTTTAAGCCTTCGGTAGAGCCGGTATACGAGTACCGCGATGGCAAGACTAACATCGTTTTCGTCGGCCGGCTGGAAAAACGCAAAGGCGTGAATTACCTGATTGACGCCTTCAAGAAAGTGCACAAGGCGCACCCCGACACCAGGCTGCTTATTGTCGGCCCCGGGACCCGCCTAAGGCCGAAATATGAAAAGATGGTTCGCCGGGCGCATCTTGAGGACAGCGTCGTTTTCACCGGCGGGGTATCCTACGCCGATTTACCGCGTTATTATCAGACCGCAGACATCTGCTGCGCCCCGGCTACCGGAAAGGAAAGTTTCGGCATCGTGCTGTTGGAAGCCATGGCCCTGGGGAAACCGCTGGTGGCATCAAATATCCCCGGTTATGCCTGCGTGGTCAACCATGAAAAAGAAGGTTTGCTGGTCAAACCCTCAAGCGCCCACCACCTGGCCGACGGCATCAACAGGCTGATCGAAGATAAAGCGTTACGCACCAGACTGGGAGAACAGGGGTTGGTTACGGTTCAGGAATATTCCTGGGAGAAAGTCGCCCGCCGCGTGGAACAGTACTACCATCAGGTGCTTCTTAAAATGGGAAAAACCCCTGCGGATGTTTCCGGGCGGATTCCCGAATTGACCGCAATTTCGGCATGA
- a CDS encoding adenylosuccinate synthase: MAVTIIVGAQWGDEGKGKVIDMLAERADAVVRFSGGDNAGHTVINPQGTFKLHLIPSGVFYPHCTCVIGNGVVVNPEIFVSERRELNTRGVSTDNVFISDRAHLVMPYHIQLDGLEEQARGKKSLGTTLRGIGPAFADKVARMGIRAGDLLDPGILRNRLEYVLEYKNQILTRLYGEKPIDINDLYERCRGYAEALKSNIRETSTMLNDMVDEGKAVLLEGAQGALLDTDFGTYPYATSSSPLSAGGCLGAGIGPTRVNDVLGVFKAYCSRVGAGPFPTELLDATGDRIRDLAHEYGTTTGRPRRIGWFDGVAARFSTRINGMTGMAITRLDILDSFDEIKVCTAYQLDGQTLNDFPAEPALLNKCKPVYETLQGWKKSTTGLTRLESLPREARAFIARLEELAGCPACYVCIGPVREQTIELKKLI, from the coding sequence ATGGCAGTAACCATTATCGTCGGCGCCCAATGGGGTGACGAAGGCAAAGGCAAAGTTATCGATATGCTGGCCGAACGGGCGGACGCTGTTGTCCGTTTTTCCGGCGGCGATAATGCCGGCCACACCGTTATCAACCCCCAAGGCACTTTTAAACTGCACCTCATACCCTCGGGCGTTTTCTATCCCCATTGCACCTGCGTCATCGGTAACGGTGTCGTTGTCAATCCTGAAATTTTTGTAAGCGAAAGACGCGAGCTCAACACGAGGGGCGTCAGCACCGATAATGTCTTCATCAGCGACCGGGCCCACCTGGTGATGCCTTACCATATTCAACTTGACGGGCTGGAAGAGCAGGCCCGAGGCAAGAAATCTTTGGGGACTACTCTCAGAGGCATCGGGCCGGCGTTTGCCGACAAGGTGGCGCGCATGGGTATCCGGGCGGGTGACCTCCTTGATCCGGGCATTCTCCGGAACCGGCTGGAGTATGTCCTGGAATACAAAAATCAGATCCTGACCCGTTTGTACGGCGAAAAGCCCATCGACATCAACGACCTTTATGAACGGTGCCGCGGCTACGCCGAAGCGCTCAAGAGCAATATCCGGGAAACCTCCACCATGTTAAACGACATGGTGGATGAGGGTAAGGCGGTGCTGCTGGAAGGCGCCCAGGGGGCGCTCCTGGACACCGATTTCGGTACCTATCCATACGCTACTTCATCCTCACCGCTGTCAGCCGGCGGTTGCCTGGGCGCGGGAATCGGACCGACCAGGGTCAACGATGTCCTGGGAGTGTTTAAAGCATATTGTTCCCGGGTGGGCGCCGGACCGTTCCCGACCGAACTGCTGGATGCCACCGGCGACCGCATTCGCGACCTGGCTCACGAGTACGGCACCACCACGGGGCGGCCGCGGCGAATCGGGTGGTTCGATGGAGTTGCCGCACGTTTTTCTACACGGATAAACGGCATGACCGGTATGGCTATCACCCGATTGGACATCCTGGACTCATTCGATGAAATCAAGGTATGTACTGCCTACCAACTCGACGGACAAACCCTCAACGATTTCCCCGCCGAACCGGCGCTGCTCAATAAGTGCAAACCTGTTTACGAGACCCTACAGGGCTGGAAGAAATCGACAACGGGGCTGACGCGACTGGAAAGCTTGCCGCGGGAAGCCCGGGCGTTTATAGCCCGCCTCGAGGAACTGGCCGGTTGCCCCGCCTGTTATGTCTGCATAGGACCCGTCAGGGAACAGACTATCGAATTGAAAAAGCTGATTTAG
- a CDS encoding CDP-alcohol phosphatidyltransferase family protein, with amino-acid sequence MTLNDTRRRIGRGLTGGLSRILAKSGITPNAVTVIGFLITLIAAYMISTGSLLAGGLVFLFSSFFDMLDGAVARATGKITKFGGILDAALDRLSEAAVFIAIMVYYAPQANSWALLLVGLTLAGSQVVSYLRARSEASGLEGKEGIFTRPERVIVLGIGLITGWLIPALAVICVLSFFTIGQRLASAYRQLGGK; translated from the coding sequence ATGACGCTGAACGATACCCGCCGGCGGATTGGCCGGGGCTTGACCGGCGGATTGTCCCGTATTTTAGCAAAATCCGGGATTACTCCGAACGCGGTTACCGTGATCGGATTCTTGATCACCCTTATTGCCGCCTATATGATCTCCACCGGTTCACTGCTTGCGGGCGGCTTGGTATTTCTGTTCTCCAGTTTTTTCGACATGCTGGACGGCGCCGTTGCCCGGGCGACCGGGAAGATCACCAAATTTGGCGGTATCCTCGACGCAGCCCTCGACCGTTTGTCTGAAGCCGCCGTTTTTATCGCGATCATGGTCTATTACGCCCCGCAAGCCAACTCCTGGGCTTTGCTTTTGGTAGGGCTGACCCTGGCCGGTTCCCAGGTTGTCAGCTACCTTCGCGCCCGCTCCGAGGCCAGCGGGTTGGAAGGCAAGGAAGGGATTTTTACTCGGCCTGAGCGGGTTATCGTTCTGGGCATCGGGCTGATCACCGGCTGGCTGATTCCGGCTCTGGCGGTTATTTGCGTATTGTCGTTCTTCACCATCGGCCAGCGTCTGGCATCGGCCTACCGGCAGCTCGGTGGCAAGTGA